The following proteins are co-located in the Terriglobales bacterium genome:
- a CDS encoding TonB family protein codes for MAARADIYLEHGPWKRPLAASALLHGLLFVAIVAYNAVGWRVGESWGGGGGGDGAMSATLVSSVTVPLPASAAVSENVLANESRGVSQSLPQAAETPAPEAIAIPERATPAKPERTVTREKPRPQPPPQPSNVVPFGQGGPVSGPYGVFSTPNAKGGFSMTGGGGDFGSRYGWYVDVVRRKVSENWLKYEVDPSITSARRVYITFDILRNGEPTNIQVEQSSGVPSLDLSATRALQRIDTFGPLPSDYGGSRVSVEFWFDYRR; via the coding sequence ATGGCAGCCCGCGCTGACATCTATCTCGAGCACGGCCCCTGGAAGCGCCCCCTGGCGGCCTCGGCGCTGCTGCACGGGCTGCTCTTCGTCGCCATCGTGGCTTATAACGCCGTGGGATGGCGGGTCGGGGAATCCTGGGGCGGCGGCGGAGGCGGCGACGGCGCCATGAGCGCCACCCTGGTCTCCAGCGTCACCGTGCCCCTGCCCGCCAGCGCCGCCGTCTCCGAGAACGTTCTGGCCAACGAGTCCCGGGGCGTCTCCCAGTCGCTGCCGCAGGCGGCGGAGACGCCCGCGCCCGAGGCCATCGCCATTCCCGAGCGCGCCACCCCCGCCAAGCCGGAGCGCACCGTCACGCGCGAGAAGCCTCGCCCGCAGCCGCCGCCCCAGCCTTCCAACGTGGTCCCCTTCGGGCAGGGCGGGCCGGTCAGCGGGCCTTACGGCGTCTTCAGCACTCCCAATGCCAAGGGCGGGTTCAGCATGACCGGCGGCGGCGGCGACTTCGGCAGCCGCTACGGCTGGTACGTGGACGTGGTGCGCCGCAAGGTCTCGGAGAACTGGCTGAAGTACGAGGTGGACCCCAGCATCACCTCCGCCCGCCGCGTCTACATCACCTTCGACATCCTGCGCAACGGCGAGCCCACCAACATCCAGGTCGAGCAGTCCAGCGGCGTGCCTTCGCTCGACCTCTCGGCCACGCGCGCGCTGCAGCGCATCGACACCTTCGGACCGCTGCCCTCCGACTACGGCGGCAGCAGGGTCTCGGTGGAGTTCTGGTTCGACTACCGCCGATGA
- a CDS encoding biopolymer transporter ExbD gives MAFTNAQGRTQTSLADINITPLVDVVLVLLIIFMLTAPILQSGIEVEVPKTRTVKEITEERLVITIDRQQRVFLGNEPVNINQIAARLRQKVRDPEHQSIFLRADEEVPFGAFATVMDAVKQAGITNVSIVTQPLQPHGSPR, from the coding sequence ATGGCCTTCACCAACGCCCAAGGCCGCACCCAGACCTCGCTCGCCGACATCAACATCACTCCCCTGGTGGATGTGGTGCTGGTGCTGCTCATCATCTTCATGCTCACCGCTCCCATCCTGCAGTCGGGCATCGAGGTGGAAGTGCCCAAGACCCGCACCGTGAAGGAGATCACCGAGGAGCGGCTGGTGATCACCATCGACCGGCAGCAGCGCGTCTTCCTGGGCAACGAGCCGGTCAACATCAACCAGATCGCGGCCAGGCTGCGTCAGAAGGTCCGCGACCCCGAACACCAGTCCATCTTCCTGCGCGCCGACGAGGAGGTCCCCTTCGGCGCCTTCGCCACCGTGATGGATGCGGTGAAGCAAGCAGGCATCACCAACGTGAGCATCGTGACGCAGCCCTTGCAGCCCCATGGCAGCCCGCGCTGA
- a CDS encoding MotA/TolQ/ExbB proton channel family protein, which yields MPTFSFVLVAVGGEIVNLILQSGLVARVVLLILLGFSVLSWAVILSKWGHFRRARRQSGRFMRAFRKMMRLQDFSAVSEQFKPSPLVAVFEGGWQEVRRQGANPHGTVRNLTAVQRATQIAASEELTRMERSLPWLAITGAVTPFIGLFGTVWGIIDAFHGLGTAGAATLRAVAPGISEALITTAAGLAAAIPAVIAYNLLQNNIREFGARMDDFALEFLNAVERTQEAPPAPGGR from the coding sequence ATGCCTACCTTCTCGTTCGTCCTCGTCGCCGTCGGTGGTGAGATCGTCAATCTGATCCTGCAGAGCGGCCTGGTCGCCCGGGTCGTTTTGCTCATCCTGCTGGGCTTCAGCGTGCTTTCCTGGGCCGTCATCCTGTCCAAGTGGGGACACTTCCGCCGGGCACGCCGGCAGAGCGGCCGCTTCATGCGCGCCTTCCGCAAGATGATGCGCCTGCAGGACTTCTCCGCCGTGAGCGAGCAGTTCAAGCCCAGCCCTCTGGTCGCGGTCTTCGAGGGCGGCTGGCAGGAGGTGCGGCGCCAGGGCGCCAATCCTCACGGCACCGTGCGCAACCTCACCGCCGTACAGCGCGCCACCCAGATCGCCGCCTCCGAGGAACTCACGCGCATGGAGCGCTCCCTGCCCTGGCTGGCCATCACCGGCGCGGTCACGCCCTTCATCGGGCTCTTCGGGACGGTGTGGGGCATCATCGACGCCTTCCACGGCCTGGGCACCGCCGGCGCCGCCACCCTGCGCGCCGTGGCCCCTGGCATCTCCGAGGCCTTGATCACCACCGCCGCCGGCCTGGCCGCCGCCATCCCCGCGGTCATCGCCTACAACCTCCTGCAGAACAACATCCGCGAGTTCGGGGCGCGCATGGACGACTTCGCGCTCGAGTTCCTCAATGCGGTGGAGCGCACCCAGGAGGCGCCGCCCGCTCCAGGAGGCCGCTAG
- the recN gene encoding DNA repair protein RecN has protein sequence MLLELRVENYAVIDQVAVEFAPGLNLLTGETGAGKSILIDALALLLGEKASSEVIRHGAEKAVVAAVFRVEGAQAAAILEANGLDEEAGEIILRREIAAGGKGRVFINNQPATVNVLRQLAPELASIHAQNETLMAFDASARLALLDTYAGTAVGPASAAFEKWRSIRRHIEELERDEQDRLRLVDLWSFQKKEIEDARPEAGEDERLEAEKRVLADAEKVRAAALHAYTHLYDGESAAAASLRAAIRRVQELAGYDEKTFREDLAALESARIAAEDSAGKLREFAERIQASPERLAQVEDRLALLDRLKRKYGQTLEAVIAYGAEVTRKLNEVENRDEVLRRLRAELAAAAGEYLRAARALSRQRAEAARKLEKLAEDEINDLAMKARFRIELSGGEEEGNWTAAGFDQVRYLISTNPGDPLRAVEQIASGGELSRVMLSLKACVESGGVEPGGRARRTSRPAAPRTLVFDEIDSGIGGRAAEAVGRKLKSLARSQQVLCVTHLPQIASFADQHYRIDKKEAGGRTRTSISRLDERERTQEVARMLSGARLTETSLKHAEQLLKTNA, from the coding sequence GTGCTGCTGGAGCTGCGCGTCGAGAATTACGCCGTCATCGACCAGGTGGCGGTGGAGTTCGCCCCGGGACTGAACCTGCTGACCGGAGAGACGGGTGCGGGCAAGTCCATCCTCATCGACGCCCTAGCGCTGCTGCTGGGGGAGAAGGCCTCGAGCGAGGTGATCCGCCACGGCGCCGAGAAGGCGGTGGTCGCGGCCGTCTTCCGGGTCGAGGGAGCGCAGGCCGCCGCCATTCTGGAGGCTAACGGCTTGGACGAGGAAGCGGGCGAGATCATCCTGCGCCGCGAGATCGCCGCCGGGGGCAAGGGCCGGGTCTTCATCAACAACCAGCCGGCCACGGTGAACGTGCTGCGGCAGCTCGCGCCCGAACTGGCCTCCATCCACGCCCAGAACGAGACCCTGATGGCCTTCGACGCGAGCGCGCGCCTGGCGCTGCTGGATACCTACGCCGGAACCGCGGTCGGGCCCGCGAGCGCCGCCTTCGAGAAGTGGCGGAGCATCCGCCGCCACATCGAGGAATTGGAGCGCGACGAGCAGGACCGCCTGCGCCTGGTGGACCTGTGGTCCTTCCAGAAGAAGGAGATCGAAGACGCGCGCCCGGAGGCGGGCGAGGACGAGCGCCTGGAGGCGGAGAAGCGCGTCCTGGCCGACGCGGAAAAGGTGCGCGCCGCCGCCCTGCATGCCTACACGCACCTCTACGACGGGGAAAGCGCGGCGGCGGCTTCGCTGCGAGCCGCCATCCGGCGGGTGCAGGAGCTGGCGGGTTACGACGAGAAGACCTTCCGCGAGGACCTGGCGGCGCTGGAGTCGGCGCGCATCGCGGCCGAGGACTCGGCCGGAAAGCTGCGCGAGTTCGCCGAGCGCATCCAGGCCTCGCCGGAGCGGCTGGCGCAGGTCGAAGACCGGCTGGCGCTGCTCGACCGGCTGAAGCGCAAGTACGGGCAGACGCTGGAAGCGGTGATCGCCTACGGCGCCGAGGTCACGCGCAAGCTCAACGAGGTGGAGAACCGCGACGAGGTGCTGCGCCGGTTGCGCGCCGAGCTGGCCGCCGCCGCCGGCGAGTATCTGCGCGCCGCGCGCGCTCTCTCCCGGCAGCGCGCCGAGGCCGCGCGCAAGCTGGAGAAGCTGGCGGAGGACGAGATCAACGACCTGGCCATGAAGGCCAGGTTCCGCATCGAGCTGAGCGGTGGGGAAGAGGAAGGGAACTGGACCGCCGCCGGCTTCGACCAGGTACGCTACCTCATCTCCACCAACCCGGGCGACCCGCTGCGCGCGGTGGAGCAGATCGCCTCCGGAGGAGAGCTTTCGCGGGTCATGCTCTCGCTCAAGGCCTGCGTGGAGAGCGGCGGGGTAGAGCCGGGGGGGCGCGCGCGCCGCACCTCGCGCCCGGCCGCGCCGCGCACCCTGGTCTTCGACGAGATCGACTCCGGCATCGGGGGACGCGCCGCCGAGGCGGTGGGGCGCAAGCTGAAGTCGCTGGCCCGCAGCCAGCAGGTGCTGTGCGTCACCCACCTGCCGCAGATCGCCTCCTTCGCCGACCAGCACTACCGCATCGACAAGAAGGAAGCGGGCGGGCGGACGCGCACCAGCATCAGCCGCCTGGACGAGCGCGAGCGCACGCAGGAGGTGGCGCGCATGCTCAGCGGCGCGCGCCTGACCGAGACTTCTCTGAAGCACGCCGAGCAGTTGCTCAAGACCAACGCCTGA
- a CDS encoding cytochrome c oxidase assembly factor 1 family protein — protein MSATATPVPPQPQGWFARHWKAVVGVGCLGVIILAVAFVGGIMLLVMGSIRSSDAYQQALAKAKANPEVVLRLGQPIQPGWFISGSINVSGAAGDADLSIPISGPKGKGTVYVVGKKSAGEWSYTRMEVEVEGQPGRIDLLAPNLQ, from the coding sequence ATGTCCGCCACTGCAACTCCGGTTCCGCCGCAACCCCAGGGGTGGTTCGCCCGCCACTGGAAGGCCGTGGTAGGGGTAGGCTGCCTGGGAGTGATCATCCTGGCCGTCGCCTTCGTGGGCGGCATCATGCTGCTGGTCATGGGCAGCATCCGCTCCTCCGACGCCTACCAGCAGGCCCTGGCTAAGGCCAAGGCCAACCCGGAGGTGGTTCTGCGCCTGGGCCAACCCATCCAGCCGGGCTGGTTCATCAGCGGCAGCATCAACGTCAGCGGGGCGGCCGGCGACGCCGATCTCTCCATCCCCATCTCCGGGCCCAAGGGCAAGGGAACCGTTTACGTGGTGGGAAAGAAGAGCGCCGGAGAGTGGAGCTACACCCGCATGGAGGTGGAGGTGGAAGGGCAGCCCGGGCGCATCGACCTCTTGGCCCCCAACCTGCAATAG
- a CDS encoding 4-hydroxy-3-methylbut-2-enyl diphosphate reductase — protein MTASNNGKTLLLLKPRGFCAGVVRAIDIVRIALETFGPPIYVRKEIVHNRYVVEELSGKGAIFVDSVEEVPAGERVIYSAHGVSPEVRDASQHRNLRVIDATCPLVTKVHVEAVKFAREGYSLVLIGHRDHDEVIGTLGEAPVVTQVVGTAEEVESLTVPDPDRVAYLTQTTLSLDETRDIIEALRQKFPNIHGPAAQDICYATENRQTAVKQIAGSADLLLVVGSDNSSNSKRLVEVARSLNAPSHLIENYRAISPAWLEGVKTVALTAGASAPECLVEEVVAFLAKEGFTNVQEVEVIAENVRFGLPPEIVEAISPAPAAAE, from the coding sequence ATGACAGCTTCGAACAACGGCAAGACGCTGCTGCTGCTGAAGCCCCGGGGGTTCTGTGCCGGGGTGGTGCGCGCCATCGACATCGTGCGCATCGCCCTGGAGACCTTCGGCCCGCCCATCTACGTGCGCAAGGAGATCGTGCATAACCGCTATGTAGTGGAGGAGTTATCGGGCAAGGGCGCCATCTTCGTGGACAGCGTGGAGGAGGTTCCGGCGGGCGAGCGGGTGATCTACAGCGCCCACGGCGTCTCGCCGGAGGTGCGCGACGCCAGCCAGCACCGTAACCTGCGGGTCATCGATGCCACCTGCCCGCTGGTGACCAAGGTGCACGTGGAGGCGGTCAAGTTCGCGCGCGAGGGCTACTCTCTGGTGCTGATCGGGCACCGCGACCACGACGAGGTGATCGGCACCCTGGGCGAGGCCCCCGTGGTGACCCAGGTGGTGGGCACGGCCGAGGAGGTCGAGTCGCTCACCGTCCCCGACCCGGACCGCGTGGCCTACCTGACCCAGACCACCCTCAGCCTGGACGAGACCCGGGACATCATCGAGGCGCTGCGCCAGAAGTTCCCCAACATCCACGGCCCGGCGGCGCAGGACATCTGCTACGCCACCGAGAACCGGCAGACGGCGGTGAAGCAGATCGCGGGCAGCGCCGACCTGCTGCTGGTGGTGGGCTCCGACAACAGCTCCAACTCCAAGCGGCTGGTGGAAGTGGCTCGCAGCCTGAACGCGCCCTCTCACCTGATCGAGAATTACCGCGCCATCTCCCCGGCCTGGCTGGAGGGAGTGAAGACGGTGGCGCTGACCGCCGGCGCTTCCGCCCCCGAATGCCTGGTGGAAGAAGTGGTGGCGTTCCTGGCCAAGGAAGGCTTCACCAACGTCCAGGAGGTGGAAGTCATCGCCGAGAACGTGCGCTTCGGCCTGCCTCCGGAGATCGTGGAGGCCATCTCGCCCGCGCCGGCGGCCGCGGAGTAA